TGCTACCCATACCGCGAACCCTACGGAACCGAAGGTCCCGTCAAGGCGTGCAGGTGGTCGATCACGCTGCCGACCGCGATTCAACTCCTCGCGCGCCAATTCAGTTACTGAGGGAGTTCGGTGCCGGTGCGCTCGGCGACCATGTAGGTGGCGTACCAGGTCGGCCAGTTCTCGTCGGCCTGCCCGGTGCGGGCCTCGTGCTCGCCGTGGGCGGCTGCGGCGCGCCGAAGGGCCGCTTCGAGGTCGTCCACAGATGTGTACGTCGCCTCGTCCACGCGGCCGGGCAGCCGCTTGGTGACTTCCTGCAACAGCCAGGTGTTGCCGTCTGGGTCGTTGAACGTCGCGAACGACCCGTAGCTCGACCGCTCGTCGGCCGGCCCGGTCACCCGACCGCTGGTGTCGCCGGCTTCGAACTGCGCGCCGGGAGCCGCTGAGTGGAAGACCTCGCTGACCTTGGCCCCATGCGCCAGCAACTCGGACCGCGCCGCCTCCACATCGGTGACGACCAGGTAGAGCCCCTGCGCGGTGCCCGGCGCGGCCGA
This Kribbella sp. NBC_00482 DNA region includes the following protein-coding sequences:
- a CDS encoding VOC family protein: MSTDLKLEAVVIPVADADRSKEFYSGLGWRLDADFAFDNGFRVVQFTPPGSPASVQFGTHITSAAPGTAQGLYLVVTDVEAARSELLAHGAKVSEVFHSAAPGAQFEAGDTSGRVTGPADERSSYGSFATFNDPDGNTWLLQEVTKRLPGRVDEATYTSVDDLEAALRRAAAAHGEHEARTGQADENWPTWYATYMVAERTGTELPQ